A genomic region of Luteibacter aegosomatissinici contains the following coding sequences:
- a CDS encoding TolC family protein encodes MRASHSPIESHAANDRAPRWPCVPLAVVALAVFVAGCAGTQPRPYTADDMKARIAADQQVMYAGQEPVTGPITFYEAAARALKYNLDYRLKLMESALAADLRDVSSHEMLPRLVASAGYVGRSNDSGGTSIGIEDRQESLRASTSEERYRTLDSLGLTWSLLDFGVAYYRTQQKADQIQMAEERRRKVAQNVLQDVRNAYWRALGAQRLLPEVDGLLARTQQALAQAREAETKGLAPREQVLAYQRSLLDAVYLLTERRQDLEFAQAELAALMSLPPGSPMALADTPDAPLPGAVADTAQLEQVALEQRPEIMEEWYRKRVDLNDIAIAKAQLWPNVSVTASAQYDSNKYLYNNHWSETGLQVSLNLLRLLQLPSLNRAQASQEQASDMRRIALSMAVLTQVRVGVLRYDLARQEMAFAEESLRVDGRLYDYAKAARGTALGSDLEVIRAEGRYLLSRYQREAAYADAQAAWGRLYNSVGLDVFPEAIRDHDIKTVAAAIQQTMAQYERSEVLQPPVETPRAPATP; translated from the coding sequence GTGCGCGCCAGTCATTCACCCATTGAGAGCCATGCGGCGAACGATCGTGCGCCGCGATGGCCGTGCGTGCCGCTTGCCGTGGTGGCGCTGGCCGTGTTCGTGGCCGGGTGCGCGGGCACGCAGCCTCGCCCCTACACCGCGGACGACATGAAGGCACGGATCGCGGCCGACCAGCAGGTGATGTACGCAGGCCAGGAGCCCGTCACCGGCCCCATCACCTTTTACGAGGCAGCTGCCCGCGCACTGAAGTACAACCTCGATTACCGTTTGAAGTTGATGGAAAGCGCGCTGGCCGCCGACCTGCGTGATGTCTCCAGCCACGAGATGTTGCCGCGGCTGGTGGCGTCGGCCGGTTACGTCGGCCGCAGCAACGATTCGGGGGGCACCTCCATCGGGATCGAGGACCGCCAGGAGAGCCTGCGCGCATCGACGTCGGAAGAGCGTTACCGAACGCTCGATAGCCTGGGCCTCACCTGGAGCCTGCTCGATTTTGGCGTCGCGTATTACCGCACGCAGCAGAAGGCCGATCAGATCCAGATGGCCGAAGAGCGCCGGCGCAAGGTGGCGCAGAACGTGTTGCAGGATGTGCGTAACGCGTACTGGCGCGCCCTGGGTGCGCAGCGCCTGCTACCGGAAGTGGATGGGTTGCTGGCGCGCACGCAACAGGCGCTGGCCCAGGCGCGCGAGGCCGAGACCAAAGGGCTCGCGCCACGGGAACAGGTGCTGGCCTACCAGCGGTCGCTGCTCGATGCGGTGTACCTGCTGACCGAGCGGCGCCAGGACCTGGAATTCGCACAGGCCGAACTCGCCGCGCTGATGTCGCTGCCACCCGGTTCGCCCATGGCGCTGGCCGATACGCCGGACGCTCCGTTACCCGGCGCCGTGGCCGATACCGCCCAGCTCGAGCAGGTGGCGTTGGAACAGCGTCCCGAGATCATGGAAGAGTGGTATCGCAAACGCGTGGACCTGAACGATATCGCCATCGCCAAGGCACAGCTTTGGCCGAATGTCAGCGTGACAGCCTCCGCGCAATACGATTCCAACAAGTACCTGTACAACAACCATTGGTCGGAGACCGGCCTGCAGGTCTCGCTCAACCTGTTACGCCTGTTGCAGCTGCCATCGCTGAACCGTGCGCAGGCATCGCAGGAACAGGCCAGTGACATGCGTCGCATCGCGCTATCCATGGCGGTGCTTACCCAGGTACGCGTCGGCGTACTGCGTTACGACCTAGCGCGCCAGGAGATGGCGTTCGCCGAGGAGAGCCTGCGTGTTGATGGCCGGCTCTACGACTACGCGAAGGCGGCACGCGGCACGGCCCTCGGGTCGGACCTGGAAGTGATCCGCGCCGAAGGTCGTTACCTGCTCTCGCGCTACCAGCGCGAGGCGGCCTACGCGGATGCGCAGGCCGCCTGGGGGCGCTTGTACAACTCCGTCGGCCTCGATGTATTCCCCGAAGCGATCCGTGATCACGACATCAAGACCGTGGCTGCCGCGATCCAGCAGACCATGGCGCAGTATGAGCGTAGCGAGGTGCTCCAGCCACCTGTGGAGACGCCCCGTGCGCCCGCCACGCCATGA
- a CDS encoding efflux RND transporter periplasmic adaptor subunit has translation MRPPRHEAGRLAVVAVLAVVSPCAVAADAPPPSPGDIRVLVTAALETTLSSQMAGTLGDLRTSLGTRVERRALLAQFDCAEAQARAKVAVAELGMARQNLTAKQGMRKLNAVGDVEVAQAETDVEKATGARSLATTQAGYCQVRAPFAARIAKVYVKPFQTVAEGTPLFDLVSDGDLKIRLNVPSPWLARLKEDLPIHVRLLETGKTYPAHISAINARVDAVAQTIELEARFDEPHAEVRPGMSGVAQLPGTPP, from the coding sequence GTGCGCCCGCCACGCCATGAGGCCGGCCGCCTGGCGGTCGTCGCCGTGCTGGCGGTCGTCTCGCCTTGTGCCGTTGCGGCGGATGCCCCGCCGCCATCGCCCGGTGATATTCGCGTCCTGGTGACCGCGGCGCTGGAGACGACGCTCTCGTCACAGATGGCCGGTACGCTCGGCGACCTCCGCACCTCGCTCGGTACGCGCGTGGAGCGCCGTGCCCTGCTGGCCCAGTTCGATTGCGCCGAGGCACAGGCAAGGGCGAAGGTTGCTGTCGCCGAACTGGGTATGGCCCGGCAGAACCTCACCGCGAAGCAGGGCATGCGCAAGCTCAATGCAGTGGGTGACGTCGAGGTGGCCCAGGCCGAAACGGATGTGGAGAAGGCCACGGGTGCCCGTAGCCTGGCCACGACCCAGGCGGGCTATTGCCAGGTGCGTGCACCCTTCGCGGCACGCATCGCCAAGGTGTACGTCAAGCCTTTCCAGACCGTGGCGGAGGGAACGCCGCTGTTCGACCTCGTCAGTGATGGCGACCTGAAGATTCGCCTGAACGTGCCGTCGCCATGGCTGGCGCGGCTGAAGGAAGACCTGCCGATCCACGTGCGCCTGCTGGAGACCGGCAAGACCTATCCAGCGCATATCAGCGCGATCAACGCCCGCGTCGATGCGGTGGCGCAGACCATCGAACTCGAGGCGCGTTTCGATGAACCGCATGCGGAGGTACGGCCCGGCATGAGCGGGGTGGCACAGTTGCCGGGCACGCCGCCGTGA
- a CDS encoding efflux RND transporter periplasmic adaptor subunit produces MTAPLSPARLLLDLDSLRDHAMDAQTLNALAFVMANELYPLLPFHQALVFEHRGDAWRMLCVSGLATPVEDSPYLVWLGAAVPWLATQANGWQPVWIARDAVVATPRVDEGWREWWPAGAFVVPMHARDGSRMGMLVFLLDAPPALPLTDVLRGVWRTFAYCWEALAGRHRRRRRISRRQWVIAAGLLALLMLVPVRQTALAPAEIISREADVISAPIDGVIARMLVRPNQPVAAGTPLFALDETTLRSRATVLSREVDVADAELAAATQQAFDSPQSKSQLTLLQGRAQQRRAELGEVTAQLKRTVARAPRAGVAVYADPNDWLGRPVTTGERVLQVADPRIPGVVVQLPVADAISLEPGARITLYLSAYPLAPLHGHIVETSYEARPTDDSVVAYRLLASIDDAPLPAHARLGLHGTAKLYGQRVVLGYYLLRRPISALRAWTGW; encoded by the coding sequence GTGACGGCGCCACTATCCCCAGCGCGCCTTCTGCTGGACCTGGATAGCCTGCGCGACCACGCCATGGATGCGCAGACCCTTAACGCGCTGGCGTTCGTCATGGCCAACGAGCTGTACCCGTTGCTGCCGTTCCATCAGGCACTGGTCTTCGAGCACCGCGGTGATGCGTGGCGCATGCTCTGCGTATCGGGCCTGGCGACGCCGGTGGAGGATTCGCCCTACCTGGTCTGGTTGGGTGCGGCCGTTCCCTGGCTCGCGACACAGGCCAATGGCTGGCAGCCGGTATGGATCGCCCGCGATGCGGTGGTGGCGACGCCGCGCGTGGATGAAGGCTGGCGCGAATGGTGGCCCGCGGGTGCGTTCGTGGTGCCGATGCACGCGCGCGATGGGTCGCGCATGGGCATGTTGGTTTTCCTGCTCGATGCGCCACCCGCGTTGCCGCTGACCGATGTGCTGCGCGGTGTATGGCGCACCTTCGCGTACTGCTGGGAGGCTCTCGCGGGGCGGCACCGGCGCCGGCGCCGGATCTCACGCCGCCAGTGGGTGATCGCGGCGGGGCTGCTGGCCTTGCTCATGCTGGTACCGGTGCGGCAGACCGCACTCGCGCCTGCCGAAATCATCTCCCGCGAGGCCGATGTCATCAGCGCACCGATCGATGGCGTCATCGCCCGCATGCTCGTGCGGCCCAACCAGCCAGTAGCGGCAGGCACCCCGCTGTTCGCGCTGGACGAAACGACGTTACGCAGCCGTGCGACCGTGCTCTCGCGCGAAGTGGATGTAGCCGACGCCGAACTCGCCGCGGCGACACAGCAGGCGTTCGACAGCCCGCAAAGCAAGAGCCAGCTCACCTTGTTACAGGGCCGCGCGCAGCAGCGCCGTGCGGAGCTGGGGGAAGTGACCGCTCAGCTGAAACGTACAGTGGCACGGGCGCCACGTGCCGGGGTGGCCGTCTACGCGGATCCCAACGACTGGCTGGGCCGGCCGGTGACAACGGGCGAGCGCGTGCTGCAAGTGGCCGATCCTCGAATTCCCGGGGTCGTGGTGCAGCTTCCCGTCGCGGATGCCATCTCACTCGAACCCGGTGCGCGCATCACCCTGTACCTCTCGGCGTATCCGCTTGCACCCCTGCATGGCCACATCGTCGAGACCAGCTACGAAGCCAGGCCCACGGATGACAGTGTCGTCGCCTACCGGTTGCTGGCGAGCATCGATGATGCGCCCTTACCCGCGCATGCACGGTTAGGTCTGCACGGCACCGCCAAGCTGTACGGGCAACGCGTCGTGCTGGGCTATTACCTCCTGCGGCGCCCCATCTCGGCGTTGCGTGCATGGACAGGGTGGTGA
- a CDS encoding HlyD family efflux transporter periplasmic adaptor subunit: METLADLPLPPLRDDLSLSEASSGASGEPAWMILDPVVNRFYRIGWLEFECLLRWGASARAVAERVARETSLAVDARQVEALRRFLENHHLVRPGPDAVRRMAAASEGVQWLTWRWWLHHYLFFRIPLVRPAVPLRWLARQLGWLFTPWVALVLIVATLAGLVMVAHQWDTFRAAVADAFSAEGLLGFAGALVVGKTMHELGHAIVATRLGLRVAHMGVAFVVMWPMLYTDTSEAWKLPTARQRLAVASAGIVTEMALAGLATLGWALCEPGALRSGLLYLATTGWVLSLTLNASPFTRFDGYFILSDLLDMPNLHERSSALARTALRRGLLGLDEAWPEPFPPARRRFLIAFAWVTWVYRFALFLAIAVAVYLMVFKALGIVLFVVEVTWFIARPIASEVRYAWSQRHRVRRSRRRIAAGVALLAVIALVLPWNSHVPAYGVARTAHQLKVFAPFPARLSSVRPVGSVVQGDALVVLEQPDIGLRLASSEAGAAVLEAQLAGLMAAPDGAGERAPVLQRLGVQVDEAQAARAEIHRMTLTAPFAGRWLDVSPEWRSGQWVGTRLPLGVLVDTHHWEVDAYVRQDDVQRIREGAPALFFPDGEVSPIRGTVTAIATTRVSSLGQPMLSARYGGPLATSRENDKLVPTVPVFHVVVALERAPPGTREWRGRLRIEGERRSLLGEGVTRVAAAFLRESGF, encoded by the coding sequence ATGGAGACGCTCGCTGACCTGCCGTTGCCGCCCTTGCGTGACGACCTGAGCCTTAGCGAAGCGTCGAGCGGTGCGAGCGGCGAGCCCGCGTGGATGATCCTGGACCCGGTGGTGAACCGCTTCTACCGTATCGGCTGGCTCGAGTTCGAATGCCTCTTGCGCTGGGGGGCGTCGGCCCGCGCGGTGGCCGAGCGGGTGGCCCGGGAAACGTCGCTGGCCGTCGATGCGCGGCAAGTGGAGGCGCTGCGCCGCTTCCTCGAAAACCACCACCTGGTGCGTCCCGGGCCCGATGCCGTGCGGCGAATGGCTGCGGCGAGCGAAGGCGTGCAGTGGCTGACCTGGCGTTGGTGGTTGCACCACTACCTGTTCTTCCGGATTCCGCTGGTGCGCCCTGCGGTACCGCTGCGCTGGCTGGCCCGGCAGCTTGGCTGGCTGTTCACGCCGTGGGTGGCCCTGGTGCTTATCGTGGCGACGCTGGCCGGGCTGGTCATGGTGGCGCACCAGTGGGATACGTTCCGTGCGGCGGTCGCCGACGCGTTTTCCGCCGAAGGCCTGCTCGGCTTCGCTGGCGCATTGGTGGTTGGCAAGACGATGCATGAGCTGGGCCACGCTATCGTCGCCACGCGCCTTGGCCTGCGCGTGGCGCACATGGGCGTAGCGTTCGTGGTGATGTGGCCCATGCTGTACACCGATACCAGCGAAGCGTGGAAGCTGCCCACCGCACGGCAGCGACTCGCAGTGGCCAGCGCAGGCATCGTGACCGAGATGGCCCTGGCGGGCCTTGCCACGCTGGGTTGGGCCTTGTGTGAACCGGGCGCACTCCGTAGCGGCCTGCTTTACCTGGCCACCACCGGCTGGGTGCTGTCGCTCACCCTCAACGCCAGTCCCTTCACCCGGTTCGACGGGTACTTCATCCTGTCCGATCTGCTCGATATGCCCAACCTGCACGAACGCTCATCGGCGTTGGCGCGAACCGCGCTTCGCCGCGGCCTGCTCGGCCTGGATGAGGCGTGGCCCGAACCGTTCCCGCCTGCTCGGCGGCGCTTCCTGATCGCTTTTGCCTGGGTGACGTGGGTATATCGCTTTGCGTTGTTCCTTGCCATCGCCGTCGCCGTTTACCTCATGGTGTTCAAGGCGCTGGGGATCGTGCTTTTCGTGGTGGAGGTCACCTGGTTCATCGCGCGGCCCATCGCCAGCGAGGTGCGCTATGCGTGGTCCCAACGCCACCGCGTGCGCCGGTCGCGCCGCCGTATCGCCGCCGGCGTGGCCCTGCTGGCGGTCATTGCACTGGTACTGCCGTGGAACAGCCACGTGCCTGCTTATGGCGTGGCCCGTACGGCGCACCAGTTGAAGGTATTCGCCCCGTTTCCCGCGCGCTTATCGTCGGTGCGCCCCGTGGGCAGCGTGGTGCAGGGCGATGCGCTGGTGGTGCTTGAACAGCCCGACATCGGCTTGCGCCTGGCCAGCAGCGAGGCAGGGGCTGCGGTGCTGGAGGCGCAGCTTGCCGGGCTCATGGCCGCGCCCGACGGCGCGGGTGAGCGTGCCCCCGTCTTGCAGCGCCTGGGCGTGCAAGTGGATGAGGCGCAGGCCGCGCGCGCGGAGATCCACCGAATGACGCTGACCGCACCTTTCGCGGGGCGCTGGCTGGATGTGAGCCCGGAGTGGCGCAGCGGGCAGTGGGTTGGCACGCGCTTGCCGCTGGGCGTTCTGGTGGATACGCATCACTGGGAAGTGGATGCCTATGTCCGCCAGGACGATGTCCAGCGCATCCGGGAGGGTGCGCCTGCACTGTTCTTCCCGGATGGGGAGGTATCGCCCATCCGGGGCACGGTGACCGCCATAGCCACGACGCGTGTCTCGTCGCTGGGGCAACCGATGCTCTCGGCGCGGTACGGCGGGCCACTCGCCACCTCGCGCGAAAATGACAAGCTGGTACCGACCGTGCCGGTCTTCCACGTCGTGGTGGCCCTGGAGCGGGCGCCACCCGGTACGCGTGAATGGCGAGGGCGCCTGCGGATCGAGGGTGAGCGGCGCAGCCTGCTCGGCGAAGGTGTGACACGCGTCGCGGCTGCCTTCCTGCGCGAGAGTGGCTTCTAG